TTACGTCAAGCGATGATCCATTATAGAGAACTCTTTGCTGCTCTCACCGGCAGGCCTGAGATGACCACGGCGAAGGAGAAGAAGCCCGAGGCAACCTTCGAAGAAAAGCATCAGAAGGTCTTGTAGCTGTGCGAAAGGATACGGAATGAGGAGATCATGTCATGAATGATAAATTTGATGAAAGAGAAGACAGAGGATTGACCACTTCAGCATTGGCTGACGTCGGCAAGGGAGAGGCGATGGAGCCTGCCCCCGTTGCTGCTACGCCGACTGCAGTAGCAGATGAGGAGAGTACGCCCCTCTTCTCACCCGATGCGACCAGGACGCTGCGCTCCAGGTGGGACGAAGTCCAGGTCGGCTTTGTCGATGAGCCGCGGCGATGCGTGGAACAGGCCGACAATCTGGTGGCGATGGCCATAAAACAGCTGGCGGAGAGTTTTGCCGAAGAGCGGGCGAAACTCGAAGCTCAGTGGGACCGCGGTGACGACGTCTCCACTGAAGAGCTCCGGCTTGCGTTGCGCCGCTACCGCTCGTTCTTCAACCGCCTCCTTACCATGTAACCATCACTCGAGGTCACGGGCGCTTTCGGGCCCGTTACCCCGTCACATGTACCGTTCGTTCTGAAGAAATAATCGAGGGGGCTAGAAGTGAGCCCCCTTTTTTTGCGCCACGAGCAGGTGGAAGTTCAAATATGCAAAGTCTGACTCCGCCCCCCACTTCCGCCCCTCCTCCCCCGCCGTAGCCGCTTTCAAGAGACGATAATCCACTGTCGACGAAAGACTAGCGACACGGCGGCAGTCGCCCGCCCCGTTCCCTGCTTTTGGCGATAACCCGCCTCACACAATTAGCATTGACTAATTTTCTTTTGATGGCAATATGCTGTGGATTTCACACTCCTGAGCGCGGAGTCCATTCCGCCAGCTCGATGCGCCCCCACGAACAATGGTGATATGAAATGGATATAAGCCCTGAGCAAATGGAGATTCTAGGTCGCGCCCGATTCGTTCAACGTGTCGCAGAGATGCTGGTTGCGAGTGGGGCCGTCGCTCCCGATAACGACCCGAAAGTCCTGTGCACTCACGTCGCCAACGCGCTCGATGAAGCGGAAGCCCGTGGCATAAAGTCGGAACGGCTAATGGGCATGTACGCCATTCTGCGGCTCGGGGACGGTGTCGATCCGTATGCCATCAAGGAGTATGCAGCTGTACTCCAAGACCCCTCCATCGCTGAAGATGACAAGGCTCATCTCCTACAGATGATCCGGATCGGCGAACTATGACCTTCGGACTTTCCGCCGTTGCTGCAGGACTAGCTGGAAAGCTGGGCGAAATGAAAACGCCTGAACGCACGGGTTCGCCCGAGTTCAAGAAGAGGCAGGCGATCCGCGAGTACAATGCTCTGCTCGACCGGACAGATCCAACCCAGCCGGCTGGGGCGCCGAACATGCCGTGTCTGCGCAGTGAAAAGGCGTCGCGGAGGAAGAAAAGGCACGACCTGATAAGGAAAGCACAGAATAATGCAGCTATTGAAGCAGACCCTGCGAAGAAAACAGCTATTCTGGCATCGGCGGATCGGCTTGCTAAGGACATGGATCGAGTCGAGGATGCGAGACTGGCACTTCATACCTACACAGCGAACGAAGTAGAGGCTGAGCAGGAGGCGTTCCTGAAGCCATTGCGAAATGAAGCGCCCCCTGGGTTCAAGATGGCGTCCCTTGATGAGATGGCGGAAGATTTTGGAGTCGACAAGGCGAAGCTCACGGACCTCCTGAATCCTGAAAAGAACCCCAGCCAGAGGATAATGGTGTATGAGCGCGATGTTGAGTTACTTGGTCCTGGCCCCAAATACACAATAGCCTTCCGTGGGTCGACGCTTGATGAGGCAGACTGGAACAATAACGGTCAAAATGAAGCTGGCTTCGAGGCACCGCATCAGGCCAATGCTGCGGCGCTTGGGATCTTTCTCGCAAAAGGTGCGGAAAAAAAATCGCTCGATATAGACACTTTAGTTAGTGCAACGGGGCACTCAAAAGGGGGATCTGAAGCACAGGCGTTTGCCGCAGCTTCAGGGAGTTCTGCTCGCATATATAATCCCGCAGGCTTTGATCCCGCTCAATACTCATTGACGCATAATGTAAGGCCGAGTCAGATGAGAATCGATCGTACCACGGTCATTGATCGTGACGCCGATGGTGAAATGATTGAGTCTACACCTCTTGAACCCCACACCGACCCCCTATATTTCGCCCAACATTGCGGCATCACTCAGTTCATAATGAAAAAGCCAGTGACAACCGGCCCACCCCGAGAGCTGGCACCCATTGATCCAGATCTCAGCGTGCCAAGCACAGAGGAGTCGAATACCGAAGCGCATTCCATGCTTCAGGTTATAGAGGCACTTGAACGAGACAAAAGAAGGGATCAAGGAGGATTGAACAGCTATGTTGGAGGGTAACGTGCGACCTGCCGCAAACACTGCCCCGGCAGCTGAGATCAGGAGGCTTTTGAGGCAACTCATTTCATCCAGTCTTTTGCTTCTGTTGACTGGAAGCTGCAGCGAGACAAAGGGAGTCACAATGAATCCAGAGACATATTTTTCCGGCCAGCAACTTGCCGCTTACAATCTAGCGCGACGCGGCGAGACAGAGCGGTTGCTCAAGGCTGTAAAGGAAGGGGTCGACCTAAACTGTCCTGGGCAGCAGAGACTTACTATGCTGGGGTTTGCTGTACTTACAGCTGACCACGACGCCATTGTTAACCTTGTGCGGGCTGGAGCCAATCCAAATCAAGTGATTCCCAGAGCAGGATCCCCGGCCATCCTTGCAATAACAAAACACTTCAATCCACCCCGAACTGAAGCGGTTGCAGCACTGCTAGATGCTGGGTATGACCCCAACCAGATTCTCGGCGAAGGGACACCCTACTTGTTTTACTTTGTCGACTACAGCCACTGGCTAGGCCTGAGGCTTGCCCTGCAGCGGGGCGGCAATATCAATGTGAGAAGGTCAAACGGCGAATCGCTTCTTGCGTATGTCGTAGAAAGGGGAGAGCTATCTCAGGCACGCGACCTGATTGCAGCAGGCGCAGATGTCACGCTACGTAGCGCACAAGACGATACCGCCCTACTTGCCATTGAGTACCATATCCGTCGAGGTGACCCTTCATTGCGGGAGGTGTGGAGGGAGATGCTCGAGTTCCGGGAGTTCCTCCTCAGCAAGCTGACCGATCCAAAAGACCGCCGCACTGTTTTTACCGATCTGGTAGAGGAGAAGATCCGCCAGAATCCTTGAAGTGACGCTGTCTTGGAGGATATCGTGCGACTTAAGGCGAATCGAGGCTCCTCAAGGGCTGAAAATATTCTGAAACGGCTATTTCCAGCCGGCCTTCTGCTTGTTCTGCTTGGGAGCTGTAGTAGCGAAACAAGCGGGAGCACGCTGAATCCTGAGAGGTATTTTTCAGGCCAGCAACTCGCCGCTTACCATCTGGCGCAACGCGGCGAGACAGAGCGGTTGATGAAGTCGGTACGGGATGGGGTTGATTTAAACAGCCCGGGTTATCAAGAAATCACTATGCTTGGGTTTGCAGTTGTTACAGCTGATCACAAAGCCATTGTTAGCCTGATGCGTGCCGGAGCGAATCCAAATCAGATAATTCCCAGAGCAGGATCCCCGGCGGTGCTTGCGATAACACAACACTTCAATCCACCCCGAACCGAAGCGGTTGCAGCACTGCTGGATGCTGGCTATGACCCCAACCAGATCCTCGGCGCAGGCAGACCCTATTTGTTCTACTTTGTGGATTACTTTCACTGGGCAGGCTTAAGGCTGGCACTGCACCGGGGCGGCGACATCAATGTAAGAAGGACCAATGGCAAGTCCCTTCTTACCTATGTTGTGGAACGGGGTGATCTATCCCACGCACGTGACTTAATTGCTGCAGGCGCAGATGTCACCCTCCGCAGCACACGAGACGACACCGCGCTACTTGCCATTGAGAGTCACATCCGCCGAGGGGACCCTTCGATACGGGAGGTGTGGAGGGAGATGCTTGATTTCCGGGAGTTGCTCCTCAGCAAACTGACCGATCCAAAGGATCGCCGCACCGTTTTCACCGATCTGGTAGAGGAGAAGATCCGCCAGAATCCTTGAGACCGTGGGACTTCCGCTGAAGCCATCGCGGATGCTTCCATGGAGGCATCGCCGTCAGCTGACGAGTCAAAAACCGCTACAATGGAAGTCGCGGACTCAGTCGCCGGGTCAGGCTTTGCAACTGGGAATTGAGTCAGGGCAAATGCCAATATGCAAAGCCTGACCCCACAGCTATGACCCCACAGCGGTGAATTCAAGTTGTAAATGCACCACCGAATGATGCACGCAGAACTTCCGCAGGAGTCCGGTAGCCGAGGCACTTTCGTGGTCGATCGTTGACCTGTTTCACGACCTGCTGAATTTCTTCCTCTGATAGGGTCCTGAAGTCGAACCCCTTCGGAAAGTAGTGCCGCAAGATGCCGTTTGTGTTCTCATTGGTGCCACGCTGCCAAGACGCATAAGGATCCGCGAAATACACGGTAAGCCCTGTCTTAGTTTCCAGATCTTTGAATTCCGCAAACTCACTACCGTTATCAACGGTTACTGTCTGGCAGAGGATCTCGGGCAGAGGGCTGAAGCACCTCGCGCTATGATCCGTCATGGTTGCGGCCCTTCTGTCTGCGAGTCTTGCGGCAAGTAAAAAGCGGCTCTTGCGCTCAACGTACGTGGCAAGGTTTCCTGCGCCTTTCGCACCGTGCAGCGTGTCGCCTTCCCAGTCCCCAAATCGTTCTCTGGTACCAACTACTGCCGGCCTCTCCTTAATTGAGACTCGACCCGGAATGAACCGCCGTCCTGCGCAGTAGCGCGTTTGCCTACGGCGATTCCGCCTCCGACGGCGAAGATGCTTGTGAAGCTCGCCACCTTCTCTGGCGTCTAGGTAAATCCAGCGGTAGATGGTTTCATGACTGATGCGCATCGCCCGGTCCATTGGGAAATCCATTTTGAGCCTGGCGGCAATGGCTTCAGGTGGCCAATCCAGCATCAATTTCTCTTCAACGTAAGCGACCAGATCGGCGTT
The DNA window shown above is from Geomonas sp. RF6 and carries:
- a CDS encoding ankyrin repeat domain-containing protein — its product is MLEGNVRPAANTAPAAEIRRLLRQLISSSLLLLLTGSCSETKGVTMNPETYFSGQQLAAYNLARRGETERLLKAVKEGVDLNCPGQQRLTMLGFAVLTADHDAIVNLVRAGANPNQVIPRAGSPAILAITKHFNPPRTEAVAALLDAGYDPNQILGEGTPYLFYFVDYSHWLGLRLALQRGGNINVRRSNGESLLAYVVERGELSQARDLIAAGADVTLRSAQDDTALLAIEYHIRRGDPSLREVWREMLEFREFLLSKLTDPKDRRTVFTDLVEEKIRQNP
- a CDS encoding ankyrin repeat domain-containing protein; the protein is MRLKANRGSSRAENILKRLFPAGLLLVLLGSCSSETSGSTLNPERYFSGQQLAAYHLAQRGETERLMKSVRDGVDLNSPGYQEITMLGFAVVTADHKAIVSLMRAGANPNQIIPRAGSPAVLAITQHFNPPRTEAVAALLDAGYDPNQILGAGRPYLFYFVDYFHWAGLRLALHRGGDINVRRTNGKSLLTYVVERGDLSHARDLIAAGADVTLRSTRDDTALLAIESHIRRGDPSIREVWREMLDFRELLLSKLTDPKDRRTVFTDLVEEKIRQNP
- a CDS encoding IS30 family transposase gives rise to the protein MSHTHLTENERYVISHLKVAKFSLREIGRRLGRHHTSIMREIARNGPTYPDGVYWYTFTHGTALKRRHQPRSFRRQDNADLVAYVEEKLMLDWPPEAIAARLKMDFPMDRAMRISHETIYRWIYLDAREGGELHKHLRRRRRNRRRQTRYCAGRRFIPGRVSIKERPAVVGTRERFGDWEGDTLHGAKGAGNLATYVERKSRFLLAARLADRRAATMTDHSARCFSPLPEILCQTVTVDNGSEFAEFKDLETKTGLTVYFADPYASWQRGTNENTNGILRHYFPKGFDFRTLSEEEIQQVVKQVNDRPRKCLGYRTPAEVLRASFGGAFTT